CATAAACTTAGgaattttcaattaaattacaaatttaatcAAAGATAAAATAGTCAtgcaaataagaaataaatgcAAATTTAGGGTTTAAATCAAAACCACTTAAATGTtggattaaataaaaaaataaccatGTTAACTGGGTCCAAATTAAAAGAGTTGGAGCACTTTCcgtctttaattaattttaaaataaacttTTAAACATCCTTCAAATTATAATACTCCCTCTTTGAACACCTATCTTGCAAAATATGCTTCATCATTTTCTAAACACAATTACGAGATGAGACTTGAGGACTCTTTGAATCTCTATCTTtccatgaaataaataaatcatattTCCAGTATGTTAGGCATGGCATCCTTTATTTATTTGCAAATTGCATTACTTATTTAAGACTTCATCTTAGTTTAAGCATTTACATTGCGTAGGTTAGGCATTTCATCCTTTATTTATTTGCAAATTGCATTACTTGTTTAAGACTTCATCTTAGTTTAAGCATATACTTACCCTTCTAGTAAAAGATAAGTATATGCATACACCCAAATATATAGGTCCCAAgccaaaaagcaaagaaaacaagaccaaaaaagaaaacaaaaaggtgAGCCGTTAGCATCGCGACCGATAAAATAAACCAATATCAAGGAATATTGCCAtcttctttttatatataaatattattattaaggggTAGAGAGGGTTCGAaattatcataataatttaaaagaCGGGTAGTTTTGAACGCGAAATACATGGGTGAAAACACTCACTAAAATAATGAACCACATGCAATATTGCCATCTTCTTCCATAGGCAATATTCTTCATGTATGTATAGGCGGAGCCACCTATACATAGCCACCCTCGGCTGACTGGAGGCGGACTCGCCCACTGACATTGGTTCTTAAACAAAAAAGAGTACATGTAGTATCAACTTTCAAGCTAAAACCTCACTTAATAACCACTCTATTGAAATAGAACTTACATTTTGCCAACAACACCCCCACCCATAATTTTATGCCATATACAATAGAAAAGAAGCATAATGGACCTGATTGTAGGCATTGGCTACAATACTTACATGTATTACAATAATCATTTGACAATTAGTATAATTCatgtaattaaatatatttaataGAATCACTATCTGACCAAGGTAGGTGATTTGTATTAAATATATGTAATTATATTGTAATTTTATTATAATCCGGAGTTTTTCGTTCAAATTGATTTATGTTATCATTTTTGTTTACTTGCTCTGTTTGttgtgtttcttcttcttgtttgtgCATATTATTTACtggattttaaaatgattttgatttaTGAATGTTGGTTGTTTTTGATAAATAACAGTGATTTCCTCAAACATAAAACGTTATGACTTAACATATAAGTGGTTCGTTTGTATATTTGgttgaactttttaattttactttgtTGTTTTAGGATGCCCCTATTACTAAATCAAAAGTTAGTTGGCGAACGaggaaaatttgaatttaaaacatCTTTTAACAATATTCTGTTAGTTTTCTAAAAAGGATACTTCGGATGCAGTCCCTAATTCTTAACAttatttgactaaaaccttaatggtattcaaagtttgatcaaagtcccttgactttgtacacctcattatattacaattaatattaatatttttatagttttgacattaattgtttgatattttatgagatttataatcctataaatttaaaattgctcattataatactattagaaacggttacaataaaaaaattcaaacattttggttgaataaatggataaaagctaagtaaaaataataaataataaatggcaaaagaatgtatccatagtgttaaaaatattggtacatttcacatataacaaagtggtacattaataaagaagaatgggtacattataaataaattagggtacatataaaagattaaaaaattatgagtacaaatgaatttttttaaaatataggcgctaaaagaaattaatacatgggtacaaaataaaactaaaaagaaaatactacaaatttaaaaaaacgttgcaaattaaaagtgggtacaaactaaaaatataaatatatgatacaaagtttaggcataaaaaataaatataccatatCTAATTTTTCTataattgattaaatatacaatgttacgtgacggtatacacattggtacaaacacaaataaaactttaaaaaatatgggcacaaaaagaaactaatatatgtgtacaaattaaaaatgaaaagaaaattggtacaaattaaaaagaggtacaaactaaaaataaaaatatatgataaaaacaatttagtcataaatataaatattctaattttaacatttttaacactaaaggaatatatttaaaaataaaaatattttattattcaaataattaatgatgttattaataccaaggaccttgatcaaaaataaaaaatgaatatgattttaatcaatggagtagcaaaaagaaaaatgtgaacctaatttctcattTCTAAAATCTCCATTAACAACAACGGCTTCAATGAAGGGCCTTACTGAGCATCTTTTTGTCGGTGGGGATTAGGGATGgacaaatacccattggttatgggtaaccgcggttacccgcccatttaaattaaatggttacggttatgggtaaccatttagataaataaacggttatgggtataaccgtttacccgtgaaatttaaatgggcggttatgggtattaaccgcggttacaaacgggtaaccgtttacccatttattttatatatgtaaaactaacacaaaccatattctcgatccaataatacttagcacccaataaattagcaaggaattcatcgatccttctctcaataacactattacaggaatgatgattctcatcatcaaggaattggccaaattaatttaaattccttgcgggtaactgtgaaattgaaagaaatgctttgacataaatgtcttctaaacaatttttgtaacccaataatacttagaaaatattatatttaccttcattggtaacagttaaaaatatcgtccgtaaactattatttcaattattggaatggtataaggacttaaaaaattaaaatatggaaatgtatgatgaatgtacctataactgtgtttaattgtcaaaaaaaaaattatgacaattttttttttaattttcaagttgttaaaaaacatgtagacgggtgaaaaagggtaatggtaaaaaaaaaaaagataaacgggttaaaaaggataaatgggtaaaaagatattaaatagttacggttaaatgggtatgcggttatgggtatggttaaccgtttataaacggtcatgggtatgggtataaccgtttaggcaattacccaacgggtaaacggttatgcgggtatgagcataaacggttatgggtaaattaaccgAGGTTACCCACCCaccataaccattgcccatccctagtggGGATGATGGCCTCTAACATTGATTTGAAACTAACTTGAATGAAATGAATCATAGACTtgcaaataaaaatgatttagAAGTAAAGAATATGAAACTGTTTCAGTCCCAGCtgaattttagagaaaagaCAGAGTTTTGCAATTCACATAactatttttttacttctcacacattttttatttatttttgacctccgaatcaaatgaattgaagaagatcaatgactaaaaattaacaagagtatgtgaatagcactatccaaaaacaaaagataTTGGGTTGTTTTTCCGCTATTTCTTGATAGTGGAGCAGATTGCCAAAGGATTTGCAAACTTATCTACATTatatctctattaattaatgaaaccctctttgtcaaccaaaagagggtgaaaagactacttagtcttctatcacacacaaaaaatgatgggcaataatgtaatttcacaagtctaaattttactgttttttattgaagcctcacctataggtgatgttaaaatacctccaatattaacaaaaaaaaaaaaaaaccaaaaaccaaaaacaaaaacctcacTCCCCCCATGTTCtgtctctcctctctccctctctccttctcattttctaaaaaaatgtgttcatacacacaaagtgtgtatgCAAATGCTAGtactattattaagaaaaccctcattgttaacttttttttctattttacccTCAATTTTGATACAAACTATTGACAAagggagggcaaaatagtaattttgtacattttgacaaaatgacaatcatatccctatttttcctattttaccctcttttttatatttattttttcaattttaccctcacttttgatacacaatatttacataaggaggacaaAACAGTAATAATGTAATATTatatatgcacttattaagagaaattgttcacacacacaaagtgtatGCTCTCTGCTAGTTTTTTATTATGCACATGTGGAAAAAATCTTGAATCTGCCACTAATTTCTAATGTTGATATTAATTAACTTTCAACTTATCATAGAATAGGCTTCTCCGCTTATCAAATGACCAAGTTTTAAGATTCATTTAAACGTTTAGAAGAGATCTCAACTTCAAATCTTTCGTACCCCTATGGTGTTTGACAATAGTAAATCCATTAGGCTAGAAATTATATTGCTAGTGTTACACAGTAGTAAATCCTTTAAGCTGAAAGTAATAGAGAATTAGCATGCAAATATTTCAGATAAAAATGCTACAAGAAGTAAATGCTTTTCAAGTTTTGGACAAAATGAAGTGGAAGTAGGGCTGGGTTTGGTTGGTAAATCGTGCCAAATTCCTTATGCCACATACCAACCACATATACATAATTACCGAAAATCAGTTACCGCTAGCCAACTGTCTTCTTGCGGTTGCCAAAAATCGGTTGAACCAAAATTATTGGCTGGTTCGGTTGGTAAATGGTACAACCGATGGTTTGCAAATAAGCTACAAAAACAACAGCTCAAGACCATGCACCAACCTGTAAACAACAAaccagaaaagagaaaaagaagttgCTGCTGCAATTTTTCAATTGATGATAAGTCAACATAATCATGACTtaacaaattaaaatgaaaatcaaatcaaaacttAATAAGCCAATAACAATGTCAGCAAACATAATCCAAATAGTTATAAGTTCACAAACTCAAAAGTCTAACTAATATAATTGTCTAAGTTCAATTGTAGCAACTAatgcataaacaaaaaattcaaaacttaaaaGTATGGTTATGGTTATAAGATCCCCTTCTTATAATCCCAAAACAAATAACTTGTTGTTTTGATAATGCAACATCACCGAATTAGCATCAACCAATGCATGCGAAATGTTCCATGAATCAATTCTTCGAAGCACTTGGAATTGATGTTCTTGCTTGAGATGTAGAACCATCAACTATTTCAATTCAAATGTTacataaaaaaaagtataattAGAATAAGAAGTAATActgaataataaattaaaaatatcaatAAATATTGGATTGAAGTACTATAATtagaattagaaaaaaaataaagcaatACCTACATTTTTCCAGTTCTTCACATGTCAAGCATGTAAAAAATACCTAAAATATctaaatagaatatatatatatatatatatatatattggtaggTATGGCATACTGCCGGTTTACAAAATCCGATACCAAAGCCATACCATTAATTGTTAGTTCGGTATAATGCCAACCGATTATGAAAAAATGCCAAAACTATACCATACCAGTATGAACCAACATATATGATTCGGTTGGTAAATTGGTTTATGGCAAAATTTCCCACCCCTAAATGGAAGTATTTTAGTTAACAAAAGTAAATAAGATGAAAAGCAAGGTCCAAATACGAACAAATAAATTTATTAGCCACATCAGTTGGTGTCTAAAAATCTAGGATTTGTTTTGATGCTTATGATATTTACTCAATATTTTATACCAGTCCCTAACACAAGCACATTGTTTTCATTTGCAACGATCTTTTTTCCTTCAAGGGGGGTTAGTGCCTCGCATGCGACTGTTAAAGAAGAGCTAATCTTGTCTAATCAttctctgaaaaaaaaaaaaaaaagcatctaAAGTTTAAGGGGAAAaaatggatgaagacatggatAATATTGAACTGTTTGTGACATATTAGAAGACAATAATTGAGTGGGTAGTAAGTACCTGttttaatggaaaaaaaaaagtgttaacTGACAAAAATGTCTTAATCAATGAAAGTATGATAATATGTATAAGAGTATATGTTCAAATACAAAAATACTAATTAAAATTTCTCCACTAATGGAGAATTGAAGAATGGCAAACGTGCGTGCTTTGTGGTGGCATTGGATTGAAGGATTATATTAACCGATGCAGTGGCTTCATGTTGAATATCACACTTTGAGCTAGCTTGGTACTTGACCCACCGCCATGGATGAGTCCCTCTCCCACGCCGATATCTCATCAGATTCTGGTAGAAGACGCGGTGGTTGGATCACTTTCCCGTTCATCattggtctctctctctctctctctctcatgtccTATTCACTAATCAATTAATTTGTATGGTCCATTTGCTATAGTATTGGCTACAAATTTCTCATTCTTTACGTGCAGGGATGAGACAGCACATATATAGAAATAAGACAGGTTGTTTGtgattatttttagaataacgAAAAGTTAGTTTAACAGTGTTTGACAGAAATTTTGAGAAACGTTTTCTAGAGAAGTACCTGTTCAGATAACACTCAAAAGTGACACttgaattttaatcaaaattttaactttttctAATATAACTGTTTCTAGGAAAAACACTTCTTAGTAATTGCTCCCTTCATAAAGCAGTCTCAAATAGTCGGTTTATTGAGCAGGGGCTTTGGGAGGCTTGACACTTGCAGCTGGgggatggatctcaaatttgattGTGTTTCTGATTGAAGAGTTCAATGTAAACAGCATTGATGCTGCCCAGATCTCAAACGTAGTTTACGGTTCTGTCTGTTTTTTCCCCATCATTGGAGCAATCATAGCTGACTCATTCTTTGGCTCATTCTACGTTATCTCAATATCCTCATGCATTTCCTTGCTGgtaacaaaaaattcaatttctttACTACATGCTTTCACCACATGATTTCTGTGGTTATGGATAATACAATTTCTTGTCAATTTGATCTGAGATCATGTAGATTGTTCATCCTCATCCACTGACATCTGAACTGTCATTTCAATATTAGATTGGCAATCCAACATTATAACATGCAAGCTGATATAAGATATACGAATGTGTACTAGATAATCTCCATAAATATATGAACTAGGGTAGCATTCTAAATAATTGATAAATTCGTTGCAGGGCATCGTTCTCCTAGTTTTAACCGCAACGCTAAATTCGTTGAAGCCTCAACCTTGTGCTACCGGCTCAAAGTTATGCCAACCGACCTCGGCATTACAGTATGCAGTCTTCTACACCGGCATAACTCTCGCATCTCTTGGCTTGGGAGGTACCCGCTATACCTTGGCAACACTTGGGGCCAATCAATTTGACAAGCCTAAGCATCAAGCAAGTTTCTTCAACTGGTTCTTCTTTACTCTGTACTCTAGTATAGTGGTAGCCCTAACAGTCATTGTCTACGTTGAAGATAACCTCAGTTTTAAATGGGGGTTTGGTCTATGTGTCATCGCCAACCTAATCGGCATGGCCATTTTCTTCTCTGGAAGCCGTTTCTATAAATTCGATAAACCACAAGGGAGTCCATTTGTTGGTTTCGGTCGTGTTATTGTTGCCTCTGTTCGGAAAACAAGTCTCCAGCTATCAACTGAAAGAAAGAATTATTATTATGGACATGATGGAGTGACAAACAAGGTGGCTGCAGCAACACTTAGCAAGAGTTTCAGGTACAAACAGTATGGGTTAATTATATACGCAAGGTAGAGATAGAGAAATTAATATGCTCGACTTTAAAACCAAATTATATACGTTAGGTAGTGTTTTCTTGTCAAACAATTAGTTATGAGCATATACCTCTAtgcaaggagaaattttgggttcCAACAACTGAATCATGTGTCCGCACGGACCTAGACACAACACCACGTACCTCAACCATCTTGATTCGTTcctcaaaaaggaaaaaaaaaaaaaaaaagctccgCCTTTGTCAATATGGTATGATAGTAGAGATGTCATTGAAATACACGTTGAATATAATGTGATGTTTTCTACCACCAAtatctattgatttcaaattaaaTGTTCAAATTCAATCTTGTTCATATAGTCAAGCTATCCATGTGTCAAACCAAACGGACACATGTTAGGGACTTACATGTGAAGGGTGTGATGAGATTATTATGTCACGCTATAGAGATGAAGTCTAACTTAGTATATGTGATAATGAGTCTCTCTACCCACTTCCAGTTCGTTTAGAGGTTGGAATGTTCAATCAAATTTTACGAAATTTGACATTTTTTCAACCTATTTTTGGTTcaatttggtaattatttttTCTGCTATTTGCTTCCTTTCTAAAGTAAAATTGAATTCTGGAAGAGACTAGTTGAGTAGGCTAAAACCATTTACCAATGAACTTGATGTTCTTATTACCATTCCCCTTCCCTCACCATCGCTAtgatacaaaaaaataaaataaagtacaaaaaataaaataaaaaagtaaagttGAGTTCTATTTAAAAACGACATTAAAAGACTTCATATTTTCATGCAGATTCCTTAACCGTGCAGCACAGAAAATTGAAGGAGACGTGAAATCAGATGGCTCAATTGCGAAACCATGGAGCTTATGCACAACGCAACAAGTGGAAGATTTCAAGACCGTTCTAAGAATTTTTCCACTATGGTCTACAGCTTTATTCTTAGCTACCCCAATAGCAATCCAATCCAGCATGTCAGTCCTGCAGGCTCTAACCATGGACCGTCACATTGGCCCCCATTTTAAATTGCCATCTAGTTCTGTTATAGTCATTGTTCTATTCTCAACATCCATGTTTCTAACCCTAATTGATAGATTCTTATGCCCCATGTGGCAGAAGATCACTGGTGAGTTACCGTCTCCCCTCCAGCGTGTAGGAGT
This window of the Malus domestica chromosome 03, GDT2T_hap1 genome carries:
- the LOC103421914 gene encoding protein NRT1/ PTR FAMILY 2.7-like, with product MDESLSHADISSDSGRRRGGWITFPFIIGALGGLTLAAGGWISNLIVFLIEEFNVNSIDAAQISNVVYGSVCFFPIIGAIIADSFFGSFYVISISSCISLLGIVLLVLTATLNSLKPQPCATGSKLCQPTSALQYAVFYTGITLASLGLGGTRYTLATLGANQFDKPKHQASFFNWFFFTLYSSIVVALTVIVYVEDNLSFKWGFGLCVIANLIGMAIFFSGSRFYKFDKPQGSPFVGFGRVIVASVRKTSLQLSTERKNYYYGHDGVTNKVAAATLSKSFRFLNRAAQKIEGDVKSDGSIAKPWSLCTTQQVEDFKTVLRIFPLWSTALFLATPIAIQSSMSVLQALTMDRHIGPHFKLPSSSVIVIVLFSTSMFLTLIDRFLCPMWQKITGELPSPLQRVGVGHVLTILSMAVSAVMESKRLKIVQEHHLQDQPGTIVPMSIFWLFPQLVLVGIGDAFHFPGQVALFYQEFPMSLRSTSTAMISLIIGFAYYVSTGVVNMVQRVTGWLPNNLNNGKLDNVYWMLAVLGVINFGYYLLCAKLYRYQNVKGADGSPDPDS